Proteins co-encoded in one Microcebus murinus isolate Inina chromosome 5, M.murinus_Inina_mat1.0, whole genome shotgun sequence genomic window:
- the MRPL18 gene encoding large ribosomal subunit protein uL18m isoform X1 gives MALRSRFWELLPVCRNPECRFAALSTSSKPTVKPEVDPQDNEAVAPEFTNRNPRNLELLSVARKERGWGTVWPSHEFWHRLRVIRTQHHIEALVEHRHGQVVVSASTREWAIKKHLYSTRNVVACESIGRVLAQRCLEAGINFMVYQPTPWEAASESMKQLQSAMTEGGVVLREPRRIYE, from the exons ATGGCGCTTCGGTCGCGGTTCTGGGAGTTACTGCCGGTTTGCAGGAACCCGG AATGTAGGTTCGCAGCCCTCTCAACCAGTTCCAAGCCGACAGTGAAACCTGAAGTGGACCCTCAGGACAATGAAGCTGTTGCCCCAGAGTTCACCAACCGGAACCCCCGGAATCTGGAGCTCTTATCTGTAGCCAGGAAAGAGCGGGGTTGGGGGACAGTGTGGCCCTCCCATGAGTTCTGGCACAG GTTGCGAGTTATAAGGACTCAGCATCATATAGAAGCGCTTGTTGAGCATCGACATGGCCAGGTTGTGGTTTCAGCATCAACTCGTGAATGGGCTATTAAAAAGCACCTTTATAGTACCAGAAATGTGGTGGCTTGTGAGAGTATAGGACGAGTGCTGGCACAGAGATGCTTAGAGGCAGGGATCAACTTCATGGTCTACCAACCAACCCCTTGGGAGGCAGCCTCAGAATcg ATGAAACAACTACAGAGTGCCATGACAGAAGGTGGTGTGGTTCTACGGGAACCTCGGAGAATCTATGAATAA
- the MRPL18 gene encoding large ribosomal subunit protein uL18m isoform X2 → MALRSRFWELLPVCRNPECRFAALSTSSKPTVKPEVDPQDNEAVAPEFTNRNPRNLELLSVARKERGWGTVWPSHEFWHRLRVIRTQHHIEALVEHRHGQVVVSASTHETTTECHDRRWCGSTGTSENL, encoded by the exons ATGGCGCTTCGGTCGCGGTTCTGGGAGTTACTGCCGGTTTGCAGGAACCCGG AATGTAGGTTCGCAGCCCTCTCAACCAGTTCCAAGCCGACAGTGAAACCTGAAGTGGACCCTCAGGACAATGAAGCTGTTGCCCCAGAGTTCACCAACCGGAACCCCCGGAATCTGGAGCTCTTATCTGTAGCCAGGAAAGAGCGGGGTTGGGGGACAGTGTGGCCCTCCCATGAGTTCTGGCACAG GTTGCGAGTTATAAGGACTCAGCATCATATAGAAGCGCTTGTTGAGCATCGACATGGCCAGGTTGTGGTTTCAGCATCAACTC ATGAAACAACTACAGAGTGCCATGACAGAAGGTGGTGTGGTTCTACGGGAACCTCGGAGAATCTATGA